The following proteins are encoded in a genomic region of Cryptomeria japonica chromosome 11, Sugi_1.0, whole genome shotgun sequence:
- the LOC131065126 gene encoding uncharacterized protein LOC131065126 isoform X1, which translates to MDHRELQDPENSNKNVRDISSGHARHIKQRKTSIFWTGAVVALLLALSFGFAFKDSYRIQLLKLAIRGFYFSPKQILSDFAFNRLGFWKNEERQPQGQVFPYWVLWMAPILSGGGYSSEAWSYVEALDASKSVPRLRILQHGDLENLAFWTGLPDDMKALAMKLYGGDFQLNETVVICHSEPGAWYPPLFETTPCPPNGYNEPFHVIGRTMFETDRVSDEHVRRCNKMDSVWVPTDFHVQTFIKSGVDSSKVVKIVQAVDVDFFNPERWKPLPLPADGRLFGPKHSKEVKFLPKSAFVFISIFKWEWRKGWDVLLKAYLQEFSADDNVVLYILTKPYHSDRAFDDKLKDFVKSSGLQEPSRGWAAVYLSDAHVPQRELPRLYKAASAFVLPSRGEGWGRPHVEAMAMSLPVIATNWSGPTEYMTDYNSYPLPLDGMSEVKEGPFKGHFWAEPSSSQLRLILRHVFSSPVEAKLKGIQARLDMVSKFSPAVVVKQVLHQLLQIHNLDQEST; encoded by the coding sequence ATGGATCATAGAGAATTACAGGATCCAGAAAACAGTAATAAAAATGTAAGAGACATTTCATCTGGACATGCCCGTCACATAAAACAGAGAAAAACATCCATTTTTTGGACAGGGGCTGTAGTTGCTCTTCTGCTGGCTTTGAGTTTTGGGTTTGCGTTCAAAGATTCATATAGGATTCAATTGCTGAAATTGGCTATCAGGGGGTTTTACTTTTCACCAAAGCAGATTTTATCTGATTTTGCTTTTAACaggttagggttttggaaaaatgaAGAAAGACAACCTCAAGGGCAAGTATTTCCATATTGGGTGTTGTGGATGGCACCTATTCTGTCTGGGGGTGGGTATAGTTCGGAAGCTTGGTCTTATGTGGAAGCACTTGACGCAAGTAAGAGTGTACCTAGGTTAAGGATACTGCAACATGGGGATTTAGAAAATCTTGCATTTTGGACTGGTTTACCTGATGATATGAAGGCCCTTGCAATGAAATTGTATGGAGGGGAttttcaattgaatgagactgttGTCATATGCCACAGCGAGCCTGGTGCATGGTATCCACCTCTGTTTGAAACAACCCCGTGTCCTCCCAATGGATACAATGAGCCTTTCCATGTTATCGGTCGAACCATGTTTGAAACAGACAGGGTTAGTGATGAGCATGTGAGGCGGTGTAATAAAATGGATTCAGTTTGGGTGCCTACTGATTTTCATGTTCAGACATTTATAAAGAGTGGGGTTGATTCATCCAAAGTTGTGAAGATAGTTCAGGCAGTGGATGTTGATTTCTTCAATCCTGAGAGGTGGAAACCGTTGCCATTGCCAGCTGATGGACGCCTGTTTGGTCCCAAGCATTCAAAAGAGGTCAAGTTCTTGCCCAAATCAGCTTTTGTCTTTATAAGTATCTTCAAATGGGAATGGCGGAAGGGCTGGGATGTTTTACTTAAAGCATACTTGCAGGAATTCTCTGCAGATGATAATGTTGTTTTATACATCTTGACAAAGCCATATCACAGTGACAGAGCCTTTGATGACAAGCTTAAAGACTTTGTCAAGAGCTCAGGTTTGCAAGAACCTTCTAGGGGTTGGGCAGCTGTTTATTTAAGCGATGCCCATGTACCTCAGCGGGAACTTCCTAGACTTTACAAAGCAGCTTCAGCATTTGTGCTGCCATCCAGAGGAGAAGGTTGGGGCCGGCCGCATGTTGAGGCAATGGCTATGTCTTTGCCTGTCATTGCCACAAATTGGTCGGGTCCAACAGAATACATGACAGATTATAACAGTTATCCATTGCCTTTGGATGGAATGAGTGAAGTCAAGGAGGGACCTTTTAAGGGGCATTTTTGGGCAGAACCCTCTTCTAGCCAGCTTAGGCTCATATTGCGACATGTTTTTTCTAGTCCAGTAGAGGCAAAGTTAAAGGGCATTCAAGCCCGGTTG
- the LOC131065126 gene encoding uncharacterized protein LOC131065126 isoform X2, which produces MAPILSGGGYSSEAWSYVEALDASKSVPRLRILQHGDLENLAFWTGLPDDMKALAMKLYGGDFQLNETVVICHSEPGAWYPPLFETTPCPPNGYNEPFHVIGRTMFETDRVSDEHVRRCNKMDSVWVPTDFHVQTFIKSGVDSSKVVKIVQAVDVDFFNPERWKPLPLPADGRLFGPKHSKEVKFLPKSAFVFISIFKWEWRKGWDVLLKAYLQEFSADDNVVLYILTKPYHSDRAFDDKLKDFVKSSGLQEPSRGWAAVYLSDAHVPQRELPRLYKAASAFVLPSRGEGWGRPHVEAMAMSLPVIATNWSGPTEYMTDYNSYPLPLDGMSEVKEGPFKGHFWAEPSSSQLRLILRHVFSSPVEAKLKGIQARLDMVSKFSPAVVVKQVLHQLLQIHNLDQEST; this is translated from the coding sequence ATGGCACCTATTCTGTCTGGGGGTGGGTATAGTTCGGAAGCTTGGTCTTATGTGGAAGCACTTGACGCAAGTAAGAGTGTACCTAGGTTAAGGATACTGCAACATGGGGATTTAGAAAATCTTGCATTTTGGACTGGTTTACCTGATGATATGAAGGCCCTTGCAATGAAATTGTATGGAGGGGAttttcaattgaatgagactgttGTCATATGCCACAGCGAGCCTGGTGCATGGTATCCACCTCTGTTTGAAACAACCCCGTGTCCTCCCAATGGATACAATGAGCCTTTCCATGTTATCGGTCGAACCATGTTTGAAACAGACAGGGTTAGTGATGAGCATGTGAGGCGGTGTAATAAAATGGATTCAGTTTGGGTGCCTACTGATTTTCATGTTCAGACATTTATAAAGAGTGGGGTTGATTCATCCAAAGTTGTGAAGATAGTTCAGGCAGTGGATGTTGATTTCTTCAATCCTGAGAGGTGGAAACCGTTGCCATTGCCAGCTGATGGACGCCTGTTTGGTCCCAAGCATTCAAAAGAGGTCAAGTTCTTGCCCAAATCAGCTTTTGTCTTTATAAGTATCTTCAAATGGGAATGGCGGAAGGGCTGGGATGTTTTACTTAAAGCATACTTGCAGGAATTCTCTGCAGATGATAATGTTGTTTTATACATCTTGACAAAGCCATATCACAGTGACAGAGCCTTTGATGACAAGCTTAAAGACTTTGTCAAGAGCTCAGGTTTGCAAGAACCTTCTAGGGGTTGGGCAGCTGTTTATTTAAGCGATGCCCATGTACCTCAGCGGGAACTTCCTAGACTTTACAAAGCAGCTTCAGCATTTGTGCTGCCATCCAGAGGAGAAGGTTGGGGCCGGCCGCATGTTGAGGCAATGGCTATGTCTTTGCCTGTCATTGCCACAAATTGGTCGGGTCCAACAGAATACATGACAGATTATAACAGTTATCCATTGCCTTTGGATGGAATGAGTGAAGTCAAGGAGGGACCTTTTAAGGGGCATTTTTGGGCAGAACCCTCTTCTAGCCAGCTTAGGCTCATATTGCGACATGTTTTTTCTAGTCCAGTAGAGGCAAAGTTAAAGGGCATTCAAGCCCGGTTG